From the genome of Turicibacter faecis, one region includes:
- a CDS encoding GIY-YIG nuclease family protein translates to MKKIYLNDLLHFSKEEYRNVKIRFNQSNGYQDPMHLYQQNPDIVNNQWLFWRSKTRYFQVGQIAVCLLKLSYDTWLLTTIKRVTKDLDVYDAINYEGEELEQYKSYFGRVVIKYRKTSQQQGRYYGEICDDLEVQQILPTVFEGNDFPGYDKVRLSYPQLEAVLNHGKRDWIAALENQKAVYLITDKENGKMYVGSATSDYGMLLQRWRSYISNGHGGNKELIELVEKKGINYIKNNFYYSILENYNAKVDDHIILERESWWKETLQTRIFGYNSN, encoded by the coding sequence GTGAAAAAAATCTATCTTAATGACTTACTTCATTTTAGTAAAGAGGAATATAGAAATGTTAAAATAAGATTTAATCAATCCAATGGTTATCAAGATCCTATGCACTTATATCAACAAAATCCAGATATCGTTAATAATCAATGGCTATTTTGGAGAAGTAAAACCCGTTATTTTCAGGTAGGTCAGATTGCTGTATGTTTATTAAAGCTATCATATGACACTTGGTTACTTACCACCATTAAAAGGGTTACAAAAGATTTAGATGTCTATGACGCGATTAACTATGAAGGTGAAGAGTTAGAGCAATATAAATCTTATTTTGGACGAGTAGTTATTAAATATCGCAAGACTTCCCAACAACAAGGACGCTATTACGGGGAAATATGTGATGATTTAGAAGTTCAACAAATATTACCGACTGTTTTTGAGGGTAATGATTTTCCAGGATATGATAAAGTAAGACTATCCTATCCACAATTGGAGGCAGTTTTAAATCATGGTAAGAGAGATTGGATTGCAGCATTAGAAAATCAAAAGGCAGTGTATTTAATTACTGATAAAGAAAATGGGAAAATGTATGTAGGTTCTGCTACTAGTGATTATGGAATGCTATTACAACGATGGAGAAGTTATATATCAAATGGTCATGGTGGAAATAAAGAATTGATAGAATTAGTCGAGAAGAAAGGTATTAATTACATCAAAAACAACTTTTACTATTCTATTCTTGAAAATTATAATGCTAAGGTAGATGACCATATCATCTTAGAAAGGGAATCATGGTGGAAAGAAACATTGCAAACTAGGATTTTTGGTTATAACAGTAATTAA
- a CDS encoding phage holin family protein produces MTKVVEVFSHEIMIPVGGMTLIVFLMICDILGGVFKAIAMGRGINSTIGTNGLIRKAGVLLALLVFIVVDSLVEVDFVSLIPDELLAVFKLEEAHIRLSHVMLCFFGLFELVSLFENLGEVGVPLPRFITRFIERLRNTLEGEE; encoded by the coding sequence ATGACGAAAGTAGTAGAGGTCTTTTCGCATGAAATTATGATACCAGTAGGAGGGATGACGCTTATTGTGTTTCTGATGATTTGTGATATTTTAGGTGGAGTTTTTAAAGCGATCGCTATGGGTCGGGGGATTAATTCTACTATTGGAACAAATGGTCTGATTCGGAAGGCGGGTGTCTTGTTGGCGCTATTAGTTTTCATTGTGGTGGATTCTCTTGTAGAGGTTGATTTTGTCTCGCTCATTCCGGATGAACTATTAGCTGTATTTAAATTAGAAGAAGCACATATTCGTTTAAGTCATGTCATGTTGTGTTTCTTTGGATTGTTTGAGTTGGTCAGTTTATTTGAAAATTTAGGTGAGGTCGGCGTACCTTTACCACGTTTTATTACACGTTTTATTGAACGATTACGAAACACATTGGAGGGGGAAGAGTAA
- a CDS encoding recombinase family protein, with product MKVALYARVSTEQQVDNFSIPLQKERMKAFCLSKGWDDIQEYVDGGYSGSNLNRPALQQLEKDIKSKKVNVVIVYKLDRLSRSQRDTLYLIEEMFLPNNVEFISISETIDTSSPFGRAMIGVMSVFAQLERETITERLRGGRLKMVKDKGLWAGGADASPYGYTRLERGELVVNEFEKKHIIRIFEEYAVLKSYIKVQRKLQKEGFPELRPQRITALLKNRLYIGEVSFAGEWYKGAHEPIISVELFNEAQRVNEHFKGYNFGKIKNNVFRQKVFCGCCGEPYLSYSKTEKLADGSKSTYYYMVCRRRKMPRYYDSKCMNRNLKRADLENEVFRRIKGLETSNEIDFNKKRNSPPDNTKKIKEIDDKIAKLLDMYLECAIPKQTLDARLEKLNVEKEKLTNAQTKESDYEITTMEEYIKNGIPDLHQCDLDTQTAIVDIFVNKIIVMPDGLKIIWNQ from the coding sequence ATGAAGGTAGCATTGTACGCTAGGGTATCAACGGAACAGCAAGTTGACAATTTTAGTATTCCTTTACAAAAGGAAAGAATGAAAGCGTTTTGTTTATCTAAGGGATGGGATGATATTCAGGAGTATGTAGACGGTGGGTATAGTGGTTCTAATCTTAACCGCCCTGCTCTTCAACAGTTAGAAAAAGATATTAAGTCAAAAAAAGTTAATGTAGTTATTGTTTATAAACTAGACCGATTAAGCCGTAGCCAACGAGATACGCTCTACTTAATAGAAGAAATGTTTCTTCCCAATAACGTTGAATTCATTTCTATATCGGAAACGATAGACACCTCCTCTCCATTTGGAAGAGCCATGATCGGAGTTATGTCGGTATTTGCTCAGTTAGAGCGTGAGACAATCACCGAACGACTTCGAGGCGGGCGATTAAAGATGGTAAAAGATAAAGGTCTATGGGCGGGAGGTGCTGATGCGAGTCCGTACGGCTATACACGTCTTGAACGTGGTGAACTTGTTGTAAATGAATTTGAGAAAAAACATATTATTCGAATATTTGAAGAATACGCGGTTCTAAAATCCTACATCAAAGTTCAACGAAAATTACAAAAAGAAGGATTCCCTGAACTCCGCCCTCAACGAATTACTGCCCTTCTTAAAAACAGACTCTATATCGGCGAGGTATCCTTTGCTGGCGAGTGGTATAAAGGGGCCCATGAGCCGATTATATCAGTTGAGCTATTTAATGAAGCACAACGGGTTAATGAGCATTTCAAAGGCTATAACTTTGGAAAAATAAAAAATAATGTATTCAGACAAAAGGTTTTTTGTGGATGTTGTGGTGAACCTTATCTCTCGTATTCAAAAACTGAGAAACTAGCCGATGGCTCTAAATCAACCTACTACTATATGGTCTGCCGTAGACGTAAGATGCCTCGCTATTATGATAGTAAATGTATGAATCGTAATTTAAAAAGAGCGGATTTAGAAAATGAGGTATTCAGACGAATTAAAGGTCTAGAAACAAGTAACGAAATTGACTTTAATAAAAAGAGAAATAGCCCTCCTGATAACACCAAAAAAATAAAAGAGATTGACGATAAAATCGCAAAACTATTAGATATGTATCTTGAATGTGCTATCCCAAAACAAACATTAGATGCAAGATTAGAAAAATTAAATGTTGAGAAAGAAAAACTAACAAACGCTCAGACAAAAGAATCCGATTATGAAATTACTACGATGGAGGAATACATCAAAAATGGGATTCCTGATTTACATCAATGTGACTTAGATACACAAACCGCTATTGTTGACATATTTGTTAATAAAATCATTGTCATGCCAGACGGTTTAAAAATCATCTGGAACCAATAA
- a CDS encoding DegV family protein yields MTKIAIVSDSTGCIPVEELKEFDIHVNYISIVFGTESYREFKDMSVEQFMERCENYDGLPTTSQPSPGATIELYESLFAQGYEDIIHINISSQLSGSHQTAKTCAEMVNPEHIHVFDSRTVTYTQGMLAVNAAKKAKEGASVSEILSYLEMMRENSEFYASIYDLTNLRKGGRLSNVEAALGSLLQIKPICQMKPDGTLQAIEKIRTFKKSLKRLVEIGKEAQLTEDYQLVVMHIGNEEGAKLVQTELQAVYPNHTIKIYPISLVVAVHGGPGAVAIGWVKHD; encoded by the coding sequence ATGACTAAAATAGCAATCGTTTCAGATAGTACGGGATGTATTCCTGTAGAAGAGTTAAAAGAATTTGATATACATGTAAATTATATTTCAATCGTTTTTGGCACAGAATCATATCGAGAGTTTAAAGATATGTCGGTAGAACAGTTTATGGAGCGTTGTGAAAACTATGATGGTTTACCTACGACTTCACAACCATCACCAGGAGCAACAATAGAATTATATGAATCATTATTTGCACAAGGTTATGAGGATATCATCCACATTAATATTTCAAGTCAATTAAGCGGAAGTCATCAAACTGCTAAGACATGTGCTGAAATGGTAAATCCGGAGCATATTCATGTTTTTGATTCACGTACCGTGACATATACCCAAGGAATGCTTGCAGTAAATGCCGCTAAAAAGGCAAAAGAAGGGGCAAGTGTCTCTGAAATTCTTAGTTATCTAGAAATGATGCGTGAAAATAGTGAATTTTATGCATCAATTTATGATTTAACTAACCTACGTAAGGGAGGGCGTCTGTCTAACGTTGAGGCGGCTCTTGGAAGTCTTTTACAGATTAAACCGATCTGTCAAATGAAGCCGGATGGAACGTTACAGGCGATTGAGAAGATTCGTACTTTTAAAAAGTCGCTTAAACGATTAGTTGAAATTGGAAAGGAAGCACAATTAACCGAAGATTATCAACTAGTTGTCATGCATATCGGTAATGAGGAAGGGGCTAAACTTGTTCAAACAGAGTTACAAGCAGTCTATCCAAATCATACAATTAAAATTTACCCAATTTCTTTAGTTGTAGCTGTCCATGGAGGACCAGGTGCAGTGGCAATCGGTTGGGTAAAACATGATTAA
- a CDS encoding helix-turn-helix domain-containing protein, translating into MSSMEVKDIIRKRRLDLGLSYAELGKICDVDKTTVRKWELGLIENMRRDKMVLLANAIEVSPLVLLGVEEYVPDDEQMPSNGKVKIYQELYANKFENELTEIDNPYPNKNGQFFGLEVQDEQLNFLKNLKVYALFKKQNTAKNGEVVAVTVNSEKAVIKRYYKFDDVIVLRDTTNEECEPITLVGDQVKGICILGKFVGVISPFMD; encoded by the coding sequence ATGAGCAGTATGGAAGTCAAAGACATCATTAGAAAGCGAAGACTTGACTTAGGACTATCCTATGCCGAACTCGGAAAGATTTGTGATGTTGATAAAACAACAGTAAGAAAGTGGGAACTCGGTCTTATTGAAAATATGAGACGTGACAAAATGGTTCTCCTTGCAAATGCGATTGAAGTTTCCCCACTGGTTCTCCTCGGTGTTGAGGAGTATGTTCCCGATGATGAACAAATGCCGTCTAATGGAAAAGTAAAAATCTATCAGGAGTTATATGCAAATAAATTTGAAAATGAACTCACTGAAATAGATAATCCTTACCCCAATAAAAACGGTCAATTCTTTGGATTAGAAGTACAAGATGAACAGTTAAATTTTCTTAAAAATCTAAAGGTATACGCATTATTTAAAAAGCAGAACACAGCAAAAAACGGTGAGGTCGTAGCCGTCACCGTCAATTCAGAAAAAGCAGTTATTAAAAGATATTATAAGTTTGATGATGTTATCGTATTAAGAGATACGACAAATGAAGAATGTGAGCCTATAACATTAGTAGGTGACCAAGTGAAAGGAATTTGTATCTTAGGAAAATTTGTGGGGGTTATTAGTCCTTTTATGGATTAA
- a CDS encoding rolling circle replication-associated protein: MKGKVFDDYDYENFYDKSFNELTGELLGEIVKPQRGVAYTTATIKSGNQFEVEIYPSFRKQIPDMIMRFKTKKRESRECQKNLNDRHAKKKLFRLIHENFHTGDYWCTFTFKDEPESLEVAEKLCKNFFRRINRARKKKGLENAKYIYIIEESERLHLHLVMDNELGKQEVESKWGLGFSHIQTLNYYKDENFIGICEYMVKERKSIRLKGKKRWGSSKGNLVLPKPRKNRTKLSRKKVMDMILNQDSIGERLEREYPNYNFKEVEIRYNDWNGLFYIYARMQSKKQRIRR; the protein is encoded by the coding sequence ATGAAAGGGAAAGTATTCGATGATTACGATTATGAAAATTTTTATGATAAATCATTTAATGAATTAACGGGGGAATTATTAGGTGAGATTGTTAAGCCTCAAAGGGGTGTAGCATATACAACTGCTACGATTAAATCAGGGAATCAATTTGAAGTAGAGATTTATCCGTCATTTAGAAAGCAGATTCCAGATATGATTATGAGGTTTAAAACTAAGAAGCGGGAGAGCCGTGAATGTCAGAAGAATTTGAATGATCGTCATGCAAAGAAAAAGTTGTTTCGATTAATTCATGAAAATTTTCATACGGGGGATTATTGGTGTACCTTCACGTTTAAAGATGAACCCGAAAGTTTAGAAGTAGCTGAAAAGTTATGTAAGAATTTTTTTAGACGGATTAACCGAGCAAGAAAGAAAAAGGGATTAGAGAATGCGAAGTATATTTATATCATCGAAGAGTCGGAAAGGTTGCATCTTCATTTAGTGATGGATAACGAACTCGGTAAACAAGAAGTGGAGTCAAAATGGGGACTCGGATTTTCTCATATCCAAACACTCAATTATTACAAAGATGAAAACTTTATCGGAATTTGTGAGTATATGGTTAAAGAGAGAAAGAGCATTCGGTTGAAAGGAAAGAAACGGTGGGGTTCCAGTAAAGGGAATCTGGTCTTACCTAAACCAAGAAAAAATAGAACAAAGTTAAGCAGGAAAAAAGTCATGGACATGATCTTAAATCAGGATAGTATTGGTGAGCGGTTAGAGCGTGAATACCCGAACTACAACTTTAAAGAAGTGGAGATAAGGTACAACGACTGGAATGGATTATTTTATATCTATGCAAGAATGCAGAGTAAAAAACAAAGGATAAGGAGATAG
- the ssb gene encoding single-stranded DNA-binding protein has product MINNIVLVGRTTKDMELKQSSGGSAYVQFILAVNRTFKDGNGEQQADFITCVAWNKTAETLSKYVQKGALIGVEGRLQVRSYEKDGSRQWVSEVVINRFTFLESKRSTTPESGTMGNYQQNISSGNPSNSFHTANYQSPFQTATVMAGRTTVNVSDDDFPF; this is encoded by the coding sequence ATGATAAATAATATTGTGTTAGTTGGACGGACGACTAAGGATATGGAATTGAAACAAAGTAGTGGGGGTTCGGCGTATGTTCAGTTTATCCTAGCGGTGAATCGTACCTTTAAGGATGGGAATGGAGAGCAACAAGCCGATTTTATTACGTGTGTAGCATGGAATAAGACGGCGGAGACGTTATCAAAGTATGTCCAAAAAGGGGCATTGATAGGTGTTGAAGGAAGGTTACAAGTTAGAAGTTACGAGAAGGATGGGAGTCGTCAATGGGTATCTGAGGTTGTTATCAATCGCTTCACATTCTTAGAATCGAAAAGAAGTACTACTCCTGAATCAGGAACAATGGGGAATTACCAACAGAATATAAGTAGCGGGAATCCGTCTAACTCTTTTCACACGGCTAATTATCAAAGTCCTTTTCAAACAGCAACGGTGATGGCAGGAAGAACAACAGTTAATGTTAGCGATGACGATTTTCCTTTTTAG
- a CDS encoding DUF2922 family protein gives MAMEETYTLTCKFKDTENKTRTIEVSNPTANLTNDKILDFMNHVIDSNVLVLNELDPNLKFASVAGAYLTTKTVEDITLM, from the coding sequence ATGGCTATGGAAGAAACTTACACACTTACTTGTAAATTTAAAGACACTGAAAATAAGACTCGCACGATTGAGGTAAGTAACCCAACGGCGAACTTAACGAATGACAAGATTTTAGATTTCATGAATCACGTCATTGATAGCAACGTGTTAGTCTTGAATGAACTAGATCCGAACTTAAAGTTTGCATCAGTAGCGGGGGCGTATCTAACAACTAAAACAGTTGAAGATATTACACTTATGTAA
- a CDS encoding N-acetylmuramoyl-L-alanine amidase — protein sequence MAYIVKRNLVAKDKYSIKCPYQMDPQFVVVHNTSNDASAENEVAYMIRNNNQVSFHYAVDDKEVVQGLPVTRNAWACGDGSIGNGNRKGIQVEICYSKSGGARFENAEKNAAQFIAFLLKERGWSVDKVKKHQDFSKKYCPHRTLDKGWASFVNMVKDFMNGSSGGETKIKVGDKVRVKESAKQYATGEEMAWFVKGSIYEVNQVAGNKILLSDIMSWVYTDDVEKVEGEATANTQVPFLVEIICDSLNIRQHPDFNSKIVGTVTRGEVFTIVEEENGLGKLKSGAGYISMNTKYVKKRA from the coding sequence ATGGCATATATCGTAAAAAGGAATTTAGTCGCAAAAGATAAATACAGTATCAAATGTCCGTATCAGATGGATCCACAGTTCGTGGTTGTTCATAATACATCTAATGATGCATCAGCAGAGAATGAAGTAGCCTATATGATACGAAATAATAATCAAGTATCATTTCATTATGCGGTAGACGATAAAGAAGTGGTGCAGGGGTTACCAGTAACTCGTAACGCTTGGGCGTGTGGTGATGGCTCTATTGGAAATGGAAATCGGAAAGGGATTCAGGTGGAAATCTGTTATTCGAAGTCAGGTGGAGCAAGATTTGAAAATGCAGAAAAGAATGCAGCCCAGTTTATCGCATTCTTATTAAAAGAACGTGGTTGGTCTGTTGATAAAGTAAAAAAACATCAGGATTTTAGTAAGAAATATTGTCCACATCGTACTCTTGATAAGGGATGGGCCTCCTTTGTTAATATGGTAAAGGATTTTATGAACGGAAGTAGTGGTGGGGAAACGAAGATTAAGGTGGGCGATAAGGTTCGGGTAAAGGAATCGGCAAAACAGTACGCAACAGGTGAGGAAATGGCGTGGTTTGTAAAGGGTTCGATCTATGAGGTGAATCAGGTAGCGGGAAATAAAATTCTATTGTCGGATATCATGTCGTGGGTGTATACAGATGATGTGGAGAAAGTTGAAGGAGAGGCTACTGCGAATACCCAGGTACCATTCCTAGTGGAAATCATCTGTGACTCATTGAACATCAGGCAACACCCCGATTTTAATTCTAAAATAGTTGGAACTGTTACACGTGGGGAAGTCTTTACAATCGTTGAAGAGGAAAACGGACTTGGAAAATTAAAGTCAGGTGCGGGTTACATCAGCATGAACACCAAATACGTCAAAAAGAGAGCCTAA
- a CDS encoding Ltp family lipoprotein produces the protein MKKVKKPFYKKWWFWVAALIVCISVLASGDTEDNNQNDSYDNTTVQTQESVGTEQVREGDKQDDSQGIEATIDENKVEQDVPTEYKSALKRAEVYSDYMDMSKAGIFKQLTSEYGDKFSEEAAQYAVDNLEADYKENALNKAKIYQSEMAMSPNAIYDQLTSQYGEQFTEEEAQYAIDNLE, from the coding sequence ATGAAAAAAGTAAAAAAACCTTTTTACAAAAAATGGTGGTTTTGGGTAGCTGCACTTATTGTTTGTATTAGCGTGTTAGCTTCTGGAGATACGGAGGACAATAATCAAAATGACAGTTACGATAACACGACCGTTCAAACACAGGAGAGTGTTGGAACTGAACAAGTAAGAGAAGGAGATAAGCAAGATGATTCCCAAGGGATAGAGGCAACAATTGATGAAAATAAGGTGGAACAGGACGTCCCAACTGAGTATAAATCGGCATTAAAAAGAGCGGAGGTTTATAGTGACTATATGGATATGTCTAAAGCAGGTATTTTCAAACAGTTAACATCAGAGTATGGAGATAAATTTTCAGAGGAAGCAGCTCAGTATGCGGTAGATAATTTAGAAGCAGATTATAAAGAAAATGCCTTAAACAAGGCTAAAATCTATCAATCAGAGATGGCGATGTCTCCGAATGCAATTTATGATCAGTTAACGTCTCAATATGGGGAACAATTTACTGAAGAAGAGGCGCAGTACGCCATTGATAATTTAGAGTAA
- a CDS encoding DUF1659 domain-containing protein, translating into MNDIYDRRLSIYLNVGLDDEGKDIIKAKTFSNVRLDTTDEELTEFAQKYVALSSGANTKNVVADYRML; encoded by the coding sequence ATGAATGATATTTATGACCGTCGATTATCAATTTATTTGAATGTGGGGCTTGATGACGAGGGGAAGGACATCATCAAGGCAAAGACGTTTTCTAACGTGCGATTAGACACGACAGACGAGGAGTTGACGGAGTTTGCACAGAAGTATGTGGCTTTATCATCAGGGGCGAACACGAAAAACGTAGTTGCTGACTACCGTATGCTTTAA
- a CDS encoding helicase-related protein → MHNDLRFFTNEPGRNLQERFNSILKSNTQYFDALVGYFRTSGFYLLCDALQEVEKIRILVGINTDFKTAELIQYTNSLGEFELTLNRGKQDFCSNLVEEMNGSEDSYIIERGINTFIEWLKNGKLEMRLYPKSQIHAKVYIMRKDMSKVPDQYGSVVTGSSNFSKSGLIDNLEFNVELKDSRDVGFALDKFEELWIESIDISEEYIKTIKNETWLKEDITPYELFLKTLYEYFKEEINEDKNEQEHNDLLPDGFMNLQYQTDAVIQAKKSLENYGGVFISDVVGLGKTYICAMLAQRLKGRKLIICPPVLKDYWERTLQQFDVSAKVESLGKLDSLLSDKDLMENLKYVFVDESHRFRNQRTESFRKLHEICFNKKVILVTATPLNNYSSDIANQIYLFQSKNNSFIIPNNRNLESFFRRLDNNLKSLDKKSEDYKEALKNNSEIIRNQVLRNIMVRRTRSEIMEFYKEDLERQGLKFPKLGNPEKIVYTYNDEIEKVFNYTIEIIQNLTYARYKPLEYLDKIPEEVNTLLVSQKNMSGFMKSILVKRLESSFEAFKLTLDRFITSYEKFLKMCSNGQVFISKKIDIYDLLDNGDNKKLFELVEEDIVQYFSIDLFKANFIDMIKQDLNLLKELQKKWRKIKDDPKIFEFLKEIKNNPKLMNKKIIIFTESKETAEYVGSCLETQFPQKVLIYSGQGLKSVRQQIEANYNPNYLYEKEDDIQFLVTTDVLAEGINLHRSNVLVNYDLPWNPTRVMQRVGRINRVGTEHNKIYVFNFFPATQANAHLTLEENIVLKIQAFHDTLGEDFKYLSDDEVVSSHSLYTKINSKSLYGSEEYEEVSELKYLKIIRNIRDNNEALFSKIKKLPQKSKTGKIYKEISEDSTLTFLRKGGLKKFYITNGENCTEISFTTAMKYLESTDNDIKIKPPQEFYSHLEKNKLEFNSSLNMDDSIIEKPSRSGNEAKIIKLIKAISKCNIYTEEEAHLLKDIRKAFEEGDIPPALSKEIIRKTSKTKEPLQIYHQIVDLVPHKYLEKRKVDKNLIIGGETKIILSEYLRKEG, encoded by the coding sequence ATGCATAATGATTTAAGGTTTTTTACTAACGAACCGGGGAGAAATCTACAAGAGAGATTTAATAGCATATTGAAGTCTAATACGCAATATTTTGATGCCCTAGTTGGATATTTTAGAACAAGTGGCTTTTATTTACTGTGTGACGCCTTACAGGAAGTTGAAAAAATAAGGATATTAGTAGGTATAAATACTGATTTCAAAACTGCAGAACTAATTCAATATACTAATAGTTTGGGGGAATTTGAATTAACCCTGAATAGAGGCAAGCAGGATTTTTGTTCTAATTTAGTTGAGGAAATGAATGGAAGTGAGGATTCATATATAATTGAGAGGGGAATAAATACTTTTATTGAGTGGCTTAAAAATGGAAAGTTAGAAATGCGCCTATATCCTAAAAGCCAAATTCACGCCAAGGTTTATATAATGAGGAAGGATATGAGTAAAGTCCCAGATCAATATGGTTCAGTAGTTACTGGGTCAAGTAACTTTTCAAAGTCCGGATTAATTGATAATTTAGAGTTTAATGTAGAATTAAAAGACAGTAGGGATGTTGGGTTTGCACTGGACAAATTTGAGGAGCTTTGGATAGAATCTATCGATATTTCTGAGGAGTATATTAAAACAATTAAAAATGAAACGTGGTTAAAAGAGGATATCACCCCATATGAGTTATTTTTAAAAACATTGTATGAATATTTTAAAGAGGAAATAAATGAAGATAAAAATGAACAAGAGCATAATGATTTGTTGCCTGATGGTTTTATGAATCTTCAGTATCAAACGGATGCTGTTATTCAAGCGAAAAAATCATTAGAAAATTATGGGGGAGTGTTTATTTCTGATGTTGTAGGGTTAGGGAAAACATATATATGTGCTATGTTAGCTCAACGTTTAAAAGGAAGAAAGCTCATTATTTGTCCTCCTGTCTTAAAAGATTATTGGGAAAGAACACTACAACAATTTGATGTTTCAGCCAAGGTAGAATCTTTAGGAAAATTGGACTCTTTATTATCTGATAAGGACTTAATGGAAAATCTAAAGTATGTTTTTGTAGATGAATCGCATAGGTTTAGAAATCAAAGAACAGAAAGTTTTCGAAAGTTGCATGAGATTTGTTTTAATAAAAAAGTAATTTTAGTTACCGCAACCCCTTTAAATAATTATTCTAGTGATATAGCTAATCAAATATATTTGTTCCAATCTAAAAATAATAGTTTTATAATCCCAAATAATAGAAATCTAGAAAGCTTTTTTAGACGATTAGATAATAACTTGAAATCTTTAGATAAGAAATCTGAGGATTACAAAGAAGCTTTAAAAAACAATTCTGAGATTATTCGTAATCAAGTGCTAAGGAATATCATGGTTAGAAGGACACGAAGTGAGATTATGGAATTTTATAAAGAAGATTTAGAAAGACAAGGGTTGAAATTTCCTAAATTAGGAAACCCAGAGAAAATTGTTTATACTTATAATGATGAAATTGAAAAGGTATTTAATTATACAATAGAGATTATTCAAAACTTAACATACGCAAGATACAAACCATTAGAATACTTAGATAAAATTCCTGAAGAGGTGAATACATTATTAGTTTCACAGAAAAATATGTCAGGCTTTATGAAGTCTATACTTGTTAAAAGATTGGAAAGTAGTTTTGAAGCATTTAAACTAACACTAGATAGATTTATTACATCGTATGAAAAATTTTTAAAAATGTGTTCGAATGGACAAGTCTTTATAAGTAAAAAGATAGATATATATGACTTATTAGACAATGGAGATAATAAGAAATTATTTGAATTAGTTGAGGAAGATATAGTTCAATATTTTTCAATCGATTTATTTAAGGCAAATTTCATTGATATGATAAAGCAGGATTTGAACTTATTAAAAGAATTGCAGAAAAAGTGGCGAAAAATAAAAGATGATCCTAAAATATTTGAGTTCTTAAAAGAAATAAAAAATAACCCAAAACTGATGAATAAGAAAATAATTATTTTTACAGAATCAAAAGAAACGGCGGAATATGTGGGATCGTGTTTAGAAACACAATTTCCTCAAAAGGTGCTTATTTATAGTGGACAAGGGTTAAAAAGTGTTAGACAACAGATTGAAGCCAATTATAACCCTAATTATTTATATGAAAAGGAAGATGATATTCAATTTTTAGTTACTACTGATGTTTTAGCGGAGGGGATAAATTTACATAGAAGTAACGTTTTAGTTAATTATGATTTACCATGGAATCCTACCAGGGTTATGCAAAGGGTTGGAAGGATTAATCGTGTAGGTACCGAGCATAATAAAATTTATGTTTTCAATTTTTTTCCTGCTACACAGGCTAATGCTCATCTTACATTAGAAGAAAATATAGTATTGAAGATTCAAGCTTTTCATGACACTCTAGGGGAAGATTTTAAATATTTATCAGACGACGAAGTCGTTTCGTCCCATAGCCTGTATACTAAGATAAATAGTAAAAGTCTTTATGGAAGTGAAGAATATGAGGAAGTATCGGAGTTAAAATATTTAAAAATAATAAGAAATATTAGGGATAATAATGAGGCGTTATTTTCGAAAATAAAAAAATTACCTCAAAAGTCTAAGACAGGGAAAATATATAAGGAAATATCTGAAGACTCTACACTCACGTTTCTAAGAAAGGGAGGTTTAAAAAAATTTTATATTACCAATGGGGAAAACTGTACGGAAATTTCATTTACCACAGCAATGAAATATTTAGAATCGACGGATAACGATATTAAAATAAAACCTCCTCAAGAATTTTACAGTCATTTGGAAAAAAATAAATTAGAATTTAATTCATCCTTAAACATGGACGATTCGATAATAGAAAAACCTTCTAGAAGCGGAAATGAAGCAAAAATTATAAAATTAATTAAAGCTATATCAAAATGTAATATCTATACTGAGGAGGAGGCGCATCTTTTAAAGGATATCAGGAAAGCATTTGAAGAAGGAGATATTCCTCCAGCTTTATCGAAGGAAATTATAAGAAAAACTTCAAAAACTAAGGAGCCTTTACAGATTTATCATCAAATAGTTGATTTAGTTCCACATAAGTATTTAGAGAAAAGAAAAGTTGATAAAAATTTAATAATAGGCGGAGAAACTAAGATTATATTGTCCGAATATTTGAGAAAAGAGGGTTAA